From one Pyxidicoccus xibeiensis genomic stretch:
- a CDS encoding HlyD family secretion protein, translating to MRRAVVLFGVLVGVLGALLGFRILKDRRAAEGPPGGSGVVEGTVVDVRARLNARVMARHVEEGARVDKGALLVTLDCTEPEANLAETEARLAMARAQADAAKAAALAAGRSSEAVTSQAAGSQAQIASLADQQGLAKRQAERLRQMGGATTEAALDQAQAQAASLEQQLEAARHASTAATRQARAATEQVRSSEQQAEAAVRAIEAAEAMLRRARVSVAECELRAPMAGSVETLALEPGELALPGAVVARLVDTRRPKATFYLPNAELAAAHPGQPATVRADAYPDRTFAARVVTVAREAAFTPRNVQTRSDRDRLVYPIEVHIEAPDGLLLPGMPVDISLGAPEGAAVAEQRP from the coding sequence ATGCGACGTGCGGTCGTGCTGTTCGGGGTCCTGGTGGGAGTGCTCGGCGCCCTGCTCGGGTTCCGCATCCTGAAGGACCGCCGGGCGGCGGAGGGGCCGCCGGGCGGCTCGGGCGTGGTGGAGGGCACGGTGGTGGACGTGCGCGCCCGGCTCAATGCGCGGGTGATGGCGCGGCACGTGGAGGAAGGCGCCCGGGTGGACAAGGGCGCGCTGCTCGTCACCCTGGACTGCACGGAGCCGGAGGCGAACCTCGCGGAGACGGAGGCGCGGCTGGCCATGGCCCGAGCCCAGGCGGACGCCGCGAAGGCCGCGGCCCTGGCGGCGGGGCGCAGCAGCGAGGCCGTGACGTCGCAGGCCGCGGGCAGCCAGGCGCAGATTGCCTCGCTGGCGGATCAGCAGGGCCTCGCGAAGCGCCAGGCGGAGCGCCTGCGGCAGATGGGCGGAGCGACCACGGAGGCGGCGCTGGACCAGGCGCAGGCGCAGGCCGCGTCGCTGGAGCAGCAGCTCGAGGCCGCCCGCCATGCCAGCACCGCCGCCACGCGGCAGGCCCGCGCCGCCACCGAGCAGGTGCGCTCCAGCGAGCAGCAGGCGGAGGCCGCCGTGCGCGCCATCGAGGCGGCCGAGGCCATGCTGCGCCGCGCCCGCGTGTCCGTGGCGGAGTGCGAGCTGCGCGCCCCCATGGCCGGCTCGGTGGAGACGCTGGCGCTGGAGCCGGGCGAGCTGGCCCTGCCGGGCGCGGTGGTGGCGCGGCTGGTGGACACGCGCCGGCCCAAGGCGACCTTCTACCTGCCCAATGCGGAGCTGGCCGCCGCGCACCCCGGGCAGCCGGCCACGGTGCGCGCGGACGCGTACCCCGACCGCACCTTCGCCGCCCGAGTCGTCACCGTCGCCCGCGAGGCCGCCTTCACGCCCCGCAACGTGCAGACGCGCAGCGACAGGGACAGGCTCGTCTACCCCATTGAGGTGCACATCGAAGCGCCGGACGGGCTGCTGCTGCCGGGCATGCCGGTGGACATCTCCCTGGGCGCCCCGGAGGGGGCGGCGGTGGCGGAGCAGCGGCCATGA